In a genomic window of Xenopus laevis strain J_2021 chromosome 5S, Xenopus_laevis_v10.1, whole genome shotgun sequence:
- the LOC121394096 gene encoding uncharacterized protein LOC121394096, producing the protein MNTGAPNTETFTMFTKDDVNRILFTETFKDTFGDLGPKESFHELLRLKKREVELHLHGVSLSEYYRERKIPRGFRINNVPTLGRSNGEFCDKWCAILDKCSLELMLHVIEETGRDLSSIRKEILQFESSHIPIITADKDNDWLKRLHDQVTQYKQEILAFKRSKFMRVSQDYKDNSVYRWRHGGRFNTQRRRPPLRKARRPPGVYPCGSESFFRHGGNANDRTRSKHRRSGRKHNRRKNPGATPSLWRTGNQEQAVINLSSYQLTDIEASVLQRGLSFVPTARTHAFSMSVDNYKFTRSLRLREHFGPKQKLQASEPNDELLNYKLRSNFDPTTNNTSLKTFSRMLNGATSDIMGQIHTRGNLNKDERAALERLKNNSSIIIKPADKGGAVVILDYVYYQTEIYSQLSNSMCYQKLTFDPTLKFQDELRIILNEAVLHGWITQDLMNFLYVKDPNWPIVETDPELSKLVSDGFTFGYKRNRNLKELFTQADPVTKYTSASRTMMIKTGVFRCGNCTMCSTLITGSQFFHPYTGKAYKVKHRLTCTSKNVVYIIKCPCGLLYCGKTCRPLKERISMHRSSIRAALEPKPKQDNTKQDISKQPVAQHWLQAKHPIASFKCMPIDFIPIPPRGGDVDRLLLQREAFWTQELDSVTPKGLNTHLQYSSFLPLR; encoded by the exons ATGAATACAGGAGCCCCAAATACTGAAACCTTCACAATGTTTACTAAAGATGATGTAAACCGGATCCTATTCACGGAAACCTTCAAGGACACATTTGGTGATCTGGGACCAAAGGAGTCTTTTCATGAACTACTAcgtttaaagaaaagagaggtgGAGTTGCACCTACATGGGGTCTCATTATCCGAATACTATCGAGAGCGCAAAATACCACGTGGTTTCCGTATTAATAATGTACCTACATTGGGACGCAGCAATGGTGAGTTCTGTGATAAATGGTGTGCTATTTTAGATAAGTGCTCCCTTGAACTAATGCTGCATGTTATAGAAGAAACTGGACGTGATTTAAGCTCAATCAGGAAAGAGATCCTACAATTCGAGTCCTCACACATCCCTATTATAACTGCGGATAAAGACAATGACTGGCTTAAACGCCTACATGACCAAGTGACCCAATATAAGCAGGAAATACTTGCCTTTAAGCGATCGAAGTTTATGCGAGTCTCTCAAGATTATAAAGATAATAGCGTCTACAGATGGCGTCATGGGGGCAGGTTTAACACGCAGAGGCGGAGACCACCGCTACGCAAAGCACGCAGGCCACCTGG CGTCTACCCGTGCGGAAGCGAATCTTTTTTTAGGCACGGAGGCAACGCCAACGACCGCACCAGAAGCAAGCACCGCCGCAGTGGACGCAAACACAACAGGAGGAAGAATCCGGGGGCGACCCCCTCGTTATGGCGGACGGGGAACCAGGAGCAAGCAGTAATCAATCTGTCTAGCTATCAGCTGACAGATATAGAGGCAAGTGTACTCCAAAGGGGCTTATCTTTTGTTCCGACTGCTCGCACACATGCTTTCTCAATGTCTGTTGATAATTACAAGTTCACTCGCTCTCTACGCTTGAGAGAACATTTTGGccctaaacaaaaattacaagcTTCGGAACCCAATGACGAATTGTTAAATTATAAACTGCGTAGCAATTTTGACCCCACTACAAACAATACTTCCCTTAAGACTTTTTCCAGGATGCTTAATGGAGCCACAAGTGATATTATGGGTCAAATACACAcaagaggaaatttaaataaaGATGAAAGGGCGGCTCTTGAACGGTTGAAGAACAATTCATCTATTATTATTAAGCCAGCCGATAAAGGGGGAGCCGTAGTAATATTAGACTATGTGTACTATCAAACAGAGATCTATTCCCAACTATCCAACAGCATGTGTTATCAGAAATTGACTTTTGATCCTACTTTAAAATTTCAGGACGAACTACGCATAATATTGAATGAAGCAGTGTTACATGGATGGATAACGCAGGATCTGATGAACTTTCTATATGTCAAGGACCCG AATTGGCCGATTGTTGAAACAGACCCAGAACTGAGCAAACTGGTAAGTGACGGCTTTACCTTTGGTTACAAGCGTAACAGAAATTTGAAAGAATTATTCACACAAGCAGATCCTGTCACTAAATATACCAGTGCTTCTAGAACTATGATGATCAAAACTGGAGTTTTCAGATGTGGTAACTGTACAATGTGCAGTACACTTATAACGGGCAGTCAATTCTTTCATCCTTACACGGGCAAAGCGTACAAAGTCAAGCATCGATTAACATGTACATCTAAAAATGTAGTATATatcatcaaatgcccatgtggcttactGTACTGCGGAAAAACTTGTAGACCATTAAAGGAACGCATCAGCATGCATCGATCATCAATTAGGGCAGCTCTGGAACCAAAGCCCAAACAGGATAACACAAAACAAGATATTTCGAAGCAACCAGTGGCACAACACTGGCTGCAGGCTAAACATCCGATTGCATCCTTTAAgtgtatgcccattgacttcattccAATACCGCCAAGAGGTGGGGATGTGGATCGTCTCCTGCTACAGAGGGAGGCCTTTTGGACTCAAGAATTGGACAGTGTGACTCCTAAAGGGTTAAATACTCACCTGCAATATAGTAGCTTTTTACCATTAAGATGA